In one Pseudomonas fitomaticsae genomic region, the following are encoded:
- a CDS encoding efflux transporter outer membrane subunit has protein sequence MSLKVFLPSLLVLALSACAVGPDYKTPTTEAANITSATDGAAGQKNFDRSKFEGIWWQQFDDPTLNQLVTQSLQGNRELRVAFARWKAARAIRDDASNDAMPTITSRASSDLAKGQIPGQTTQRVNSERYDLGLDMAWELDLFGRIQRNLEASDADQQAAEADLYQLQVTMIAELVDAYGQLRGAQLREKIALANLNNQQESRKITISLRDAGVGDQLDVERADARLASVEASVPQLQAEQARQKNRIATLLGERPDKLTVDLSPKDLPAIAKALPIGDPGELLQRRPDIFSAERKLASATARIGVAKADLFPRVSLSGFLGWTAGRGSQIGSSAANAWALGPSITWAAFDLGSVRARLRGADADAEGALATYEQQVLLALEESENAFSDYGKRQQRLISLIRQSESSRKAADLAEIRYREGTTDFLVLLDAQRERLNAEDSQAQAEVDLYRGIVAIYKALGGGWQPETVASK, from the coding sequence ATGAGTCTGAAAGTCTTCCTGCCGAGCCTGCTGGTGCTGGCCCTGAGTGCCTGCGCCGTCGGCCCTGACTACAAGACCCCGACGACGGAGGCGGCGAACATCACGTCCGCCACCGACGGCGCCGCCGGCCAGAAGAACTTCGACCGTTCGAAATTCGAAGGCATCTGGTGGCAGCAGTTCGACGATCCGACCCTCAACCAGTTGGTGACCCAATCGCTGCAAGGCAACCGTGAACTGCGCGTGGCATTCGCCCGCTGGAAAGCCGCCCGGGCGATCCGCGACGACGCCAGCAACGATGCAATGCCGACCATCACCAGCCGCGCCAGCAGCGATCTGGCCAAAGGTCAGATTCCGGGCCAGACCACCCAACGGGTCAACAGCGAACGCTACGACCTGGGTCTGGACATGGCGTGGGAGCTGGACCTGTTCGGACGCATCCAGCGCAATCTGGAAGCCAGCGACGCCGACCAGCAAGCGGCCGAAGCCGATCTGTACCAACTGCAAGTCACCATGATTGCCGAACTGGTGGACGCTTACGGTCAACTGCGTGGTGCCCAACTGCGGGAAAAAATCGCCCTCGCCAACCTGAACAACCAGCAGGAGTCGCGCAAGATCACCATCAGCCTGCGTGACGCCGGCGTTGGCGATCAGCTTGATGTTGAACGGGCCGATGCCCGTCTGGCGTCGGTCGAAGCCAGCGTGCCGCAGTTGCAGGCAGAACAGGCCCGGCAGAAAAACCGCATCGCCACCCTGCTGGGTGAACGTCCGGACAAGCTGACCGTCGACCTGAGCCCGAAAGACCTGCCGGCGATTGCCAAGGCTTTGCCGATCGGTGATCCGGGCGAACTGCTGCAGCGTCGTCCGGACATCTTCAGCGCCGAACGCAAACTGGCTTCGGCCACGGCGCGTATCGGTGTGGCCAAGGCCGATCTGTTCCCACGGGTCAGCCTCAGCGGTTTCCTCGGCTGGACGGCCGGACGTGGTTCGCAGATCGGTTCCTCGGCGGCCAACGCCTGGGCACTGGGCCCGAGCATCACCTGGGCAGCGTTTGACCTTGGCAGCGTGCGGGCCCGTTTGCGCGGCGCCGATGCCGATGCCGAAGGCGCACTGGCGACCTACGAGCAGCAAGTATTGCTCGCGCTGGAAGAGTCGGAAAACGCCTTCAGTGATTACGGCAAGCGTCAGCAACGTCTGATCTCGCTGATCCGTCAGAGCGAATCGAGCCGCAAGGCCGCTGACCTCGCCGAGATTCGCTATCGCGAAGGCACCACCGATTTCCTGGTGTTGCTCGACGCCCAGCGTGAACGTTTGAACGCCGAAGACAGCCAGGCCCAGGCCGAAGTGGACCTGTATCGCGGCATCGTCGCGATCTACAAGGCCCTCGGTGGCGGCTGGCAGCCGGAGACGGTCGCCAGCAAGTAA
- a CDS encoding aminotransferase-like domain-containing protein, protein MSEPRESDFAYQAVYRYLTQLISEPGNQGAIRLPSLRQLAERLNVSISTIQYAYALLEKEGRVYSVAKSGYFAQPTSSVMPPGRGDDLLETVYVNARCTGMQVLSADEPASIQPLDRPLLMLERELLRQYPRHLQTPAQPCGELELRTLLAARYTSSAAHCWHAEDVYIGADLRGVLEILIAVLELRHATVVIESPCDWMILRLFQSAEVQVIELPLQPDGAFDPQKLQRLLENERVRLILLSSRLNMPHGSCIPPANREAIAHLLLSHGTWLLENDCHGDLLDDAIGEPLRELVDPDRLLVFSMFEKIIGVEAPYGFVLSRQWRADLQRHFLLRSFRLSPIRQKAIARLYASGRVDQHLPMLKHLLRERRTQWIDLIRERLGDILHVIEPEGGATIWLHSARPVVMDAVFQRLLKQHVLIAPGELFSLRGLHAQHMRLSAIGGTEHELLRLVGLLGDALRLAPRTDARKHSACTQ, encoded by the coding sequence ATGAGTGAGCCGAGAGAGTCTGATTTTGCCTACCAGGCGGTCTATCGCTACCTGACGCAACTGATTAGCGAGCCGGGCAACCAGGGAGCGATTCGACTGCCATCGTTAAGGCAGCTGGCGGAGCGGTTGAACGTGTCGATCTCGACCATTCAATACGCCTACGCGCTACTGGAGAAAGAAGGCCGGGTCTATTCCGTCGCCAAATCCGGATATTTCGCGCAGCCTACATCGTCGGTCATGCCGCCCGGACGCGGCGATGATTTGCTGGAAACGGTCTACGTCAATGCCAGATGCACTGGCATGCAGGTATTGAGCGCCGATGAGCCGGCATCGATCCAGCCCCTCGATCGTCCGTTGCTGATGCTTGAACGAGAGCTGTTGCGCCAGTATCCCCGGCACCTGCAAACGCCGGCCCAGCCTTGCGGCGAGCTGGAGTTGCGCACTCTGCTGGCGGCCCGCTACACCTCATCGGCCGCCCATTGCTGGCATGCCGAAGATGTCTACATCGGTGCCGATCTGCGAGGAGTGCTGGAAATCCTGATCGCCGTCCTTGAGCTGCGCCACGCAACCGTGGTGATCGAATCGCCTTGTGACTGGATGATCCTGCGCCTTTTCCAGTCCGCCGAGGTTCAGGTGATCGAGCTGCCGCTACAGCCAGACGGGGCATTCGATCCGCAGAAACTCCAGAGACTGCTTGAAAATGAGCGGGTGCGATTGATCCTGCTGTCCTCCAGATTGAACATGCCCCACGGCAGTTGTATCCCGCCGGCCAACCGTGAGGCCATTGCGCATTTGCTGCTGAGTCATGGCACCTGGTTGCTGGAAAATGATTGCCACGGCGACTTGCTGGACGACGCCATAGGGGAACCGCTGCGCGAGCTGGTGGATCCCGACCGTCTGTTGGTGTTTTCCATGTTCGAAAAAATCATCGGGGTCGAAGCCCCCTACGGTTTTGTCCTGTCACGGCAATGGCGCGCGGACCTGCAGCGTCACTTCCTGTTGCGTTCGTTTCGACTTTCGCCGATCCGCCAGAAAGCGATTGCCCGACTCTATGCGAGCGGGCGGGTTGACCAGCATCTGCCGATGCTCAAGCACTTGCTCAGGGAGCGCCGAACGCAATGGATCGATTTGATACGCGAACGTCTGGGGGACATTCTGCACGTCATCGAGCCTGAGGGCGGTGCGACGATCTGGCTGCACTCGGCGCGCCCGGTCGTGATGGACGCAGTGTTTCAACGGCTGCTCAAGCAACATGTACTGATTGCACCGGGGGAGTTGTTCAGCCTCAGAGGGTTGCACGCGCAGCACATGCGTTTGAGCGCGATTGGCGGTACGGAACACGAGTTGTTAAGACTTGTCGGACTGCTTGGGGATGCGTTGCGACTGGCTCCGCGGACAGATGCGCGAAAACACTCGGCGTGTACGCAATAG
- a CDS encoding efflux RND transporter permease subunit has translation MNFSQFFISRPIFAAVLSLLILIAGAISLFQLPISEYPEVVPPTVVVRANFPGANPKVIGETVAAPLEQAITGVENMLYMSSQSTADGKITLTITFALGTDLDNAQVQVQNRVTRTEPKLPEEVTRIGITVDKASPDLTMVVHLTSPDKRYDMLYLSNYAILNIKDELARLGGVGDVQLFGMGDYSLRVWLDPNKTASRNLTATDVVTAIREQNRQVAAGQLGAPPAPNAQSFQLSVNTQGRLVSEEEFENIIIRAGDNGEITRLKDIARVELGSSQYALRSLLNNQPAVAIPIFQRPGSNAIEISNEVRGKMEELKKSFPQGMDYSIVYDPTIFVRGSIEAVVHTLFEALILVVLVVILFLQTWRASIIPLVAVPVSLIGTFAVMHLFGFSLNALSLFGLVLAIGIVVDDAIVVVENVERNIELGLNPFDATKKAMGEVTGPIIATALVLCAVFVPAAFISGLTGQFYKQFALTIAISTVISAFNSLTLSPALAAVLLKGHDAPKDRFSRVLDKIFGGWLFRPFNRFFDRASHGYVGTVRRVIRGSGIALFLYAGLMVLTFFGFSSTPTGFVPGQDKQYLVAFAQLPDAASLDRTEDVIKRMSDLALKQPGVESAVAFPGLSINGFTNSPNAGIVFVTLKPFDERKDPSMSAGAIAGALNGQYAGIQEAYMAIFPPPPVQGLGTIGGFRLQIEDRGNLGYEELYKETMNIIAKSHNVPELANLFTSYTVNVPQVDAAIDREKAKTHGVAVSDIFDTLQIYLGSLYANDFNRFGRTYQVNVQAEQQFRLESDQIGQLKVRNNKGEMIPLATFIKVSDTSGPDRVMHYNGFITAEINGAAAPGYSSGQAEKAIEKLLKDELPNGMTYEWTDLTYQQILSGNTALFVFPLCVLLAFLVLAAQYESWSLPLAVILIVPMTLLSAITGVIISGGDNNIFTQIGLIVLVGLACKNAILIVEFAKDKQEEGLDPLAAVLEACRLRLRPILMTSFAFIMGVVPLVFSSGAGAEMRHAMGVAVFSGMLGVTFFGLLLTPVFYVLIRNFVERSEARKAAKAQHLQKPLEAHQ, from the coding sequence ATGAATTTTTCCCAATTCTTCATTTCACGGCCGATCTTCGCAGCGGTGCTGTCGCTGCTGATCCTGATCGCCGGTGCGATTTCGCTGTTCCAGTTGCCGATCAGTGAATACCCGGAAGTCGTGCCACCGACCGTGGTGGTGCGTGCCAACTTCCCGGGCGCCAACCCAAAAGTCATCGGTGAAACCGTGGCGGCTCCTCTGGAGCAAGCCATCACCGGCGTCGAGAACATGCTGTACATGTCCTCGCAGTCCACCGCCGACGGCAAGATCACCCTGACCATCACCTTCGCCCTGGGCACCGACCTGGACAACGCGCAGGTGCAAGTTCAGAACCGTGTGACCCGGACCGAGCCGAAACTTCCAGAAGAAGTGACGCGTATCGGTATCACCGTCGACAAGGCATCGCCCGACCTGACCATGGTTGTGCATTTGACCTCGCCGGACAAACGCTACGACATGCTGTACCTGTCCAACTACGCGATCCTCAACATCAAGGATGAGCTCGCTCGCCTCGGTGGTGTCGGTGACGTGCAGCTGTTCGGTATGGGCGATTACTCGCTGCGTGTATGGCTCGACCCGAACAAGACCGCTTCGCGCAATCTGACTGCGACTGATGTGGTGACCGCGATTCGCGAGCAGAACCGTCAGGTGGCCGCCGGCCAACTGGGCGCGCCCCCTGCCCCGAATGCCCAGAGCTTCCAGCTGTCGGTCAACACTCAGGGCCGTCTGGTCTCCGAGGAAGAGTTCGAGAACATCATCATTCGGGCAGGCGATAACGGTGAAATCACGCGTCTGAAAGACATCGCCCGCGTTGAACTGGGTTCCAGCCAATATGCCCTGCGCTCGTTGCTGAACAACCAGCCGGCCGTAGCGATCCCGATCTTCCAGCGTCCTGGCTCCAACGCCATCGAAATCTCGAACGAAGTTCGCGGCAAGATGGAAGAACTGAAGAAAAGCTTCCCGCAAGGCATGGACTACAGCATCGTCTATGACCCGACGATCTTCGTGCGCGGCTCCATCGAGGCGGTGGTTCACACCCTCTTCGAAGCACTGATTCTCGTGGTACTGGTGGTGATTCTGTTCCTGCAGACCTGGCGCGCCTCGATCATTCCGTTGGTGGCGGTGCCGGTATCGTTGATCGGTACGTTTGCGGTGATGCACCTGTTCGGCTTCTCGCTCAACGCGCTGTCGCTGTTCGGCCTGGTACTGGCAATCGGTATCGTGGTGGACGACGCCATCGTGGTGGTGGAGAACGTCGAGCGGAACATTGAACTGGGGCTCAACCCCTTCGATGCAACCAAAAAGGCCATGGGCGAAGTGACCGGCCCGATCATTGCCACGGCGCTGGTGCTGTGTGCGGTGTTCGTACCGGCGGCATTCATCTCGGGCCTCACCGGTCAGTTCTACAAGCAGTTCGCACTGACCATCGCGATTTCGACCGTGATCTCGGCTTTCAACTCGCTGACCCTGTCGCCAGCGCTGGCCGCTGTGTTGCTCAAAGGTCACGACGCACCGAAAGACCGCTTCTCGCGAGTGCTGGACAAGATCTTCGGTGGCTGGCTGTTCCGTCCGTTCAACCGCTTCTTCGACCGCGCCAGTCATGGCTACGTCGGCACCGTGCGCCGGGTCATCCGTGGCAGCGGCATCGCCCTCTTCCTGTACGCAGGCCTGATGGTGCTGACCTTCTTCGGCTTCTCCAGCACGCCGACCGGTTTCGTACCCGGCCAGGACAAGCAATACCTGGTGGCCTTCGCGCAACTGCCGGACGCCGCGAGCCTGGACCGTACCGAAGACGTGATCAAACGCATGTCCGACCTGGCACTGAAACAACCGGGCGTGGAAAGCGCCGTGGCGTTCCCGGGCCTGTCGATCAACGGCTTCACCAACAGCCCGAACGCCGGCATCGTGTTCGTGACCCTGAAACCGTTCGACGAGCGTAAAGACCCGAGCATGTCCGCCGGTGCGATTGCCGGCGCCTTGAACGGCCAGTACGCCGGGATTCAAGAAGCCTACATGGCGATCTTCCCGCCGCCGCCGGTACAGGGTCTGGGCACCATTGGTGGTTTCCGCCTGCAAATCGAAGACCGGGGCAACCTGGGCTACGAAGAGCTGTACAAGGAAACCATGAACATTATTGCCAAGAGCCATAACGTTCCGGAACTGGCCAACCTGTTTACCAGCTACACCGTAAACGTGCCGCAGGTCGATGCCGCCATCGACCGGGAAAAAGCCAAGACCCACGGCGTGGCCGTCAGCGACATCTTCGACACCCTGCAGATCTACCTGGGTTCGCTGTATGCCAACGACTTCAACCGCTTCGGTCGTACCTATCAGGTCAACGTTCAGGCTGAACAGCAGTTCCGCCTTGAATCCGACCAGATCGGCCAACTGAAAGTACGCAACAACAAAGGCGAAATGATCCCGCTGGCGACCTTCATCAAGGTCAGCGACACTTCGGGCCCGGATCGCGTGATGCACTACAACGGCTTCATCACCGCTGAAATCAACGGTGCGGCAGCTCCGGGCTACAGCTCTGGCCAGGCCGAAAAAGCCATCGAGAAACTGCTCAAGGATGAACTTCCGAACGGCATGACCTACGAGTGGACCGACCTGACCTACCAGCAGATTCTGTCCGGCAACACCGCGCTGTTCGTGTTCCCGCTCTGCGTACTGCTGGCCTTCCTGGTGCTCGCGGCTCAATACGAAAGCTGGAGCCTGCCACTGGCGGTGATCCTGATCGTACCGATGACCCTGCTGTCGGCCATCACTGGTGTGATCATCTCTGGCGGCGACAACAACATCTTCACCCAGATCGGCTTGATCGTACTGGTGGGACTTGCCTGTAAGAACGCGATTCTGATCGTCGAGTTCGCCAAGGACAAACAGGAGGAAGGCCTCGATCCGCTGGCCGCCGTACTGGAAGCCTGCCGTCTGCGTCTGCGGCCGATCCTGATGACTTCGTTCGCGTTCATCATGGGTGTGGTGCCACTGGTGTTCTCCAGCGGTGCCGGTGCCGAGATGCGTCACGCCATGGGTGTGGCTGTGTTCTCCGGGATGCTCGGTGTGACCTTCTTCGGTCTGCTGCTGACCCCCGTGTTCTATGTGCTGATCCGCAACTTCGTGGAGCGCAGCGAAGCGCGCAAAGCGGCCAAGGCGCAACATCTTCAAAAGCCACTGGAGGCGCACCAATGA
- a CDS encoding LysR family transcriptional regulator, whose protein sequence is MNRNDLRRVDLNLLIVFETLMHERSVTRAAEKLFLGQPAISAALSRLRGLFDDPLFVRTGRSMEPSARAVEIFALLSPALDSISTAVSRAAEFDPATSTSVFRIGLSDDVEFALLPMLLKRLRAEAPGIVLVVRRVNYILMPGLLASGEISIGVSYTTDLPANAKRKVLRRSQPKLLRADTVPGPLSLDDYCARPHALVSFAGDLSGFIDEELEKLGRKRHVVLAVPQFNGLSTLLAGTDIVATVPDYTADALTAAGGVRAEDPPLPTRTFELHMAWRGSQDNDPGERWLRSRIQMFFGDPDSLG, encoded by the coding sequence ATGAATCGTAATGACCTGCGTCGTGTCGACCTCAACCTGTTGATCGTGTTCGAAACGCTGATGCATGAGCGCAGCGTGACCCGTGCGGCGGAAAAGCTGTTTCTCGGCCAGCCGGCGATCAGCGCGGCCCTCTCGCGCCTGCGCGGCCTGTTCGACGACCCCTTGTTTGTGCGCACCGGGCGCAGCATGGAGCCTTCCGCCCGCGCGGTGGAAATCTTCGCCCTGCTCTCTCCGGCTCTGGACTCGATTTCGACCGCCGTCAGCCGCGCGGCGGAATTCGACCCGGCGACCAGCACGTCGGTGTTCCGCATCGGCCTGTCGGACGACGTCGAATTCGCGCTGCTGCCAATGCTGCTCAAACGCCTGCGCGCCGAAGCACCCGGCATCGTGCTGGTAGTGCGACGCGTCAACTACATCCTGATGCCCGGCCTGCTCGCTTCCGGCGAAATCTCCATCGGCGTCAGCTACACCACCGACCTGCCGGCCAACGCCAAACGCAAGGTCCTGCGCCGCAGCCAGCCAAAACTGCTGCGCGCCGACACTGTGCCCGGCCCGTTGAGCCTTGACGACTACTGCGCCCGACCGCATGCGCTGGTGTCGTTTGCGGGCGACCTCAGTGGCTTTATTGATGAAGAGCTGGAAAAGCTTGGGCGCAAGCGTCATGTGGTTCTGGCCGTGCCGCAGTTCAATGGACTGAGTACTTTGTTGGCCGGGACTGACATCGTTGCGACCGTACCTGATTACACGGCGGATGCATTGACCGCTGCCGGTGGTGTACGCGCAGAAGACCCACCGCTGCCGACGCGCACCTTCGAGCTGCACATGGCGTGGCGTGGGTCGCAGGATAACGATCCGGGCGAGCGGTGGTTGCGGTCGCGGATTCAGATGTTCTTCGGGGATCCGGATAGTCTCGGTTGA
- a CDS encoding zinc-dependent alcohol dehydrogenase family protein, with amino-acid sequence MSRTIRFHKFGPAEVLKCEEHAAAQPGPGEVQVRVEAIGISWYDTLWRQNLASSQARLPSGLGHEMAGVVTAIGDGVEDLAVGDKVASFPAESPNDYPVYGELIVLPRTALTRYPDVLNPIEAAVHYTPLLIAYFGYVDLARVKPGQFALVTDASHCAGPSFVQLGKALGVRVIAATKTAEEREYLLSLGAEKVIVTEEEDLLMRINKITDNRGVDVVFDGLGGPQMSLLGDVLAPRGSLVLYGLQGGNQTPFPACAAFQKNIQFFVHCIGNFTGKPELGIVQDHVALQRALRDINQLTADRVLLPLKTRVFPFNEFVEAHRYMDECPCRERVALQIETA; translated from the coding sequence ATGTCCCGCACGATCCGTTTTCACAAGTTTGGTCCAGCCGAGGTGCTCAAATGCGAAGAGCATGCGGCTGCTCAGCCAGGTCCTGGCGAAGTGCAGGTGCGTGTCGAGGCGATCGGCATCAGCTGGTACGACACGCTCTGGCGCCAGAATCTGGCGTCGTCCCAGGCGCGTCTGCCTTCAGGCCTCGGTCATGAAATGGCCGGCGTAGTCACGGCGATTGGTGACGGCGTCGAAGATCTGGCAGTGGGCGACAAGGTGGCCAGCTTTCCGGCCGAGAGCCCCAACGATTACCCGGTCTACGGTGAACTGATCGTTCTGCCGCGTACCGCACTGACCCGTTATCCGGACGTGCTCAACCCGATTGAAGCCGCCGTGCATTACACACCGCTGTTGATCGCCTATTTCGGTTACGTTGATCTGGCACGGGTCAAACCCGGGCAGTTCGCCCTGGTGACCGACGCCAGCCACTGTGCCGGTCCGTCCTTCGTCCAGCTGGGCAAGGCGCTGGGTGTGCGGGTGATTGCTGCCACCAAGACGGCAGAGGAGCGTGAGTACCTGCTGTCTCTCGGTGCCGAGAAAGTGATCGTCACCGAAGAAGAAGACCTGTTGATGCGGATCAACAAGATCACCGACAACCGCGGTGTCGACGTGGTGTTCGACGGTCTCGGCGGGCCACAGATGTCGCTGCTCGGCGATGTACTGGCGCCTCGTGGCAGCCTGGTGTTGTACGGGTTGCAGGGCGGCAACCAGACGCCATTCCCGGCCTGCGCAGCGTTCCAGAAGAACATTCAGTTCTTCGTGCATTGCATCGGCAACTTCACCGGCAAGCCGGAGCTCGGCATCGTTCAGGATCACGTCGCCTTGCAGCGTGCCTTGCGTGATATCAACCAGCTCACTGCCGACCGTGTGCTGCTGCCGCTCAAGACGCGGGTGTTTCCGTTCAACGAGTTTGTCGAAGCACACCGCTACATGGACGAGTGCCCGTGCCGCGAGCGGGTTGCCCTGCAAATCGAAACTGCCTGA
- the mexE gene encoding multidrug efflux RND transporter periplasmic adaptor subunit MexE: MEQSLKHLRFPLAMLAVLVMSACGKTPETAATMPAAKVSVAKVLEQPVNEWDEFTGRLEAPETVEIRPRVSGQIDEVAFTEGALVKKGDLLFQIDPRPFQAEVRRLEALVAQARANATRSENEAGRGERLRASNAISAELADSRTSAAQEARAAVGALQAQLDLAKLNLSFTRVTAPISGRVSRAEITAGNLVTADTTPLTSVVSTDKVYAYFDADERVFLKYTQLARQGQRGATTPVYMGLSNEDGNPHLGQMNFVDNQVNPKTGTIRGRAVFDNSDGTYTPGLYARLKLVGSGTYNAMLINDEAVGTDLGKKFVLVMDGENKTAYRAVELGPKIEGLRIVRSGLNKDDTIIVKGLQRVRPGSPVSPEVIPMASEQTIAALAQQRQALEASNLPKVAPAKGAPGSVVKLAAATPRG; this comes from the coding sequence ATGGAACAATCACTCAAACATTTGCGCTTCCCGTTGGCCATGTTGGCCGTGCTGGTGATGAGCGCCTGCGGCAAGACTCCGGAAACCGCCGCCACCATGCCTGCTGCCAAAGTCAGCGTGGCCAAGGTGCTGGAACAACCGGTCAACGAGTGGGACGAATTCACCGGGCGCCTCGAGGCGCCGGAAACCGTTGAAATCCGTCCACGGGTCTCCGGCCAGATCGACGAAGTCGCCTTCACCGAAGGTGCGCTGGTCAAGAAAGGCGACCTGCTGTTCCAGATCGACCCGCGTCCGTTCCAGGCCGAGGTTCGCCGCCTCGAAGCCCTGGTTGCCCAAGCCCGAGCCAATGCCACCCGCAGTGAAAACGAAGCCGGCCGTGGCGAGCGCCTGCGTGCCAGCAATGCCATCTCCGCCGAACTGGCCGACTCGCGCACCAGCGCTGCACAAGAAGCCCGTGCTGCTGTCGGCGCGCTGCAAGCGCAACTGGATCTGGCCAAACTGAACCTGAGCTTCACCCGCGTCACTGCGCCAATCAGTGGCCGCGTCAGCCGTGCCGAGATTACCGCCGGTAACCTGGTGACCGCCGACACCACTCCGCTGACCAGCGTGGTTTCCACCGACAAGGTCTACGCCTACTTCGACGCCGACGAGCGTGTATTCCTCAAATACACCCAACTCGCCCGTCAGGGTCAGCGCGGTGCAACCACCCCGGTGTACATGGGCCTCTCCAACGAAGATGGCAACCCGCACCTGGGTCAGATGAACTTCGTCGATAACCAGGTCAATCCGAAAACCGGCACCATCCGTGGTCGCGCCGTGTTCGACAACAGCGACGGCACTTACACCCCGGGCCTGTATGCACGTCTGAAACTGGTCGGCAGCGGCACTTACAACGCCATGCTGATCAACGATGAAGCGGTCGGCACCGACCTCGGCAAGAAGTTCGTGCTGGTGATGGACGGCGAGAACAAGACCGCCTACCGCGCCGTCGAACTCGGTCCGAAGATCGAAGGCCTGCGTATCGTGCGCAGCGGCCTTAACAAGGACGACACGATCATCGTCAAGGGTCTGCAACGGGTTCGTCCTGGCTCCCCGGTTTCGCCTGAAGTGATCCCGATGGCCAGCGAGCAAACCATTGCCGCTCTCGCTCAACAACGACAAGCGCTGGAAGCCAGCAACCTGCCCAAAGTCGCACCTGCCAAAGGCGCGCCGGGTTCGGTTGTGAAACTGGCTGCTGCGACCCCACGCGGTTAA